The sequence CTGGCGGCAGAAAAGCTCGGCGATGGGCCGTGAGCTGGATTCGCTGGCGGACGTGATCTCGTTCGGGGTGGCGCCAGCGGTGCTGGCCTATGGCTGCGGCATGCAGGGCATGTATGACCGCATTGTGCTGGGCTATTTCGTAGCCTGCGGCGTGTCCCGGCTGGCCCGCTACAACGTCACGGCTGAGGCGCTCGCTGAGGGGGGCGACAAGGTCAAGTACTTTGAAGGCACGCCGATCCCGACCTCCATTCTGCTGGTGCTGATGCTGGTGATTGCAGCCGCCTGTGGCGCGCTGGGCGACCAACTGTGGTTTGGCGTGCTGAAGGTCATGGGGCATGACCTGCACCCGCTGGTGCTGGTCTATGCCGTGTCCGGCTCGCTGATGATCAGCCGTATCCGTATCCCCAAGCTTTGATGAGCGAGCGCATGCCTCCATTCAGGAGGCATGCCAGCCATCCGATCTTCCGGTTGCTCAAAAAATCTTCTGCTGCTTTAACCCCGTCGGGCCATCTTGCCCGTTTCAGTCTGCAAGTGCTCCGGCAGAATGGCAGCCAGCTGTCGTGCCGGAGGTATCCCAGCCCATCAAAAGGAATGATTCCATGTCTCGTCAAGTTGCCTTGTCCATGCTTTTACTCGGGAGTGCCTGCATGACTGTCGCCGATGCCGCTGAACAAACCAGTAGCCTGAATGAGCAGCAAGAAGTGGCTGTAACCATCTACAACCAGGATCTGGCGCTGGTGAAAGACCTGCGCAATGTGGGCGTGAAGCGCGGCAGCCTCGCCTTGGCTTTCCGTGACGTCAGTGCCCGCATGCGCCCGGAAACGGCGCTGCTGCGCAGTGTTACGTCACCGGGCAAGCTGTCAGTACTGGAGCAGAACTTTGACTATGACCTGCTGACGCCACAAAAGCTGCTGGAAAAGTACGTAGGGCGCAGTGTCAGTGTGATCAAGACCCACCCGACCACGGGTGTGGAAACGGTCGAGCGGGCACAGGTACTGGCCGCTAATCAGGGCGTGGTACTGAAGATTGGTGATCGTATCGAAACCGGCGTGCCGGGCCGTCTGGTGTTTGACGATGTACCGCCCAATCTGCGCGACCGGCCTACCTTGGTGATGCAGCTGGATAATCAGGGCGCAGAGCAGCAGCAGATGGAGCTGAGCTATCTCACCGGTGGCTTGTCGTGGAAAGCAGACTACGTGGTGGAGCTGGCCGACAAGGAAGACCAGCTGGATATCTCCGGTTGGGTAACCTTGAACAATCAGAGTGGCGCCAGCTACCGCAATGCCAAACTGCAACTGGTGGCGGGTGATGTGAACCGGGTAGAAGAGCGTATGCGCGGGGCACCCAAGCCGATGATGGCCGCGGCACCGATGATGGACATGGCAAAGAAGGAGCGCTTCGCGGAGGAGTCGCTGTTCGAATACCACCTGTATACACTGGACCGTCCGACCACCATCGCTGAGAGTCAGACCAAGCAGGTGGCATTGCTGAGTGGTGCGGGGGTACCGGCGCGCAAGGAGCTGCTGCTGCAAGGTAATGACTACTACTACTCCAGCAGCTATGGTGACCTGGGGCAGAAGATGAAGGTGGGCGTGTTTGTCGAGTTCGACAACAAAGAGGCCTCTCGCTTGGGCATGCCGCTGCCGGCGGGGGTGATCCGTGTCTACAAGAAAGACCGGGCCGGTAATGCCCAGTTTGTTGGCGAGGATCACATTGACCACACGCCGAAGAACGAAAAGATTCGCCTCAAGCTGGGTGAGGCGTTTGATGTGACCGCCGACAAGAAGCAGACCGACTTCAAGAAGGTGGGCGGCAACGGCAAGTACAACTACATCTTTGAGGCGGCGTTCGAAGTGGTGCTGAAGAACGCCAAGAAGGAGGCGGTGACGGTGACGGTGCGTGAGCCGATGCCAGGGGACTGGCAAGTGCTGAGCGAAAGTCACCCGCACCAGAAAACCGCCAGCAATACGTCGGACTGGCGCATTACGGTCCCGGGTGAAGGCAGTACCACCCTGAAGTACCGGGCGCTAGTTCGTTATTGATCCGACTTGAGAGGTCGCCTGCGGGTCGGCGCTGCCGACCTGCAGGGTACTCCCGCACTCAGTCTTGACGCAAGATGGCTTCGCGCAAGCTGTCCAGCGCGTCGGTAAACAGGCCGTCTACGCCCCAGGACAGCAACTCACGGGCCCGATCGGCGTCGTTCACGGTGTACGCCATCACCCGGTAGCCTGCTGCCTTGATGGCAGCCACCCGCTCCGCAGTCAGAATCAGGTAATCACAGTTAAACGACAGGCAGCCCAGTTCGCGCAGTCGCGCTTCCCAATCCTCTGGCCATTCTTCGACCAGCCAGCCGCGCGGCAGGTGGGGCGCGGCATCACGAGCGGCTACCAGTGCTTCCCACGAGAAGGAAGACAGCAGTGGAGGCACCGGCTGGCCCGCCCACAGCTGGGCCGCTTCGCGGGCCACCTGCTCGCCTGTCTCTCGATCACGGCCCGGGCAGGGCTTGATTTCCACATTGGCCCGCAGGCCATGTTGCTGGCAGTAGCGGGCGACTTCTGCAAAACGCGGGAAGACGGTGCCAGCGAAGCGGCTACCATGCCAGCTGCCGGCATCGGCTTGCTGCAGTTCGGCCAGCGTCATGCGTGCAGCCAGGCCGCGACCATTGCTGGTACGGTCGATACTGTCGTCGTGCAGCAGGAAGGTGTGATTGTCGGACGAGAGTTTGACGTCAAACTCTACGGCATGAAAGCCGCGCGCAACGGCCTCGGCCATGCCGGGCAGCGTATTCTCGGGGGCCAGATAGCCACCCCCACGGTGAGCAAACAGGGCAGGGTAGGGCCAGGCTTGCAGGGTCATGTACTTCCTTTCAGGCTACGACGACGGGATTTGGCAGGGCCCGCCACTTCGGGCTCAAGGTTTTGCTGCCGCAAGCGATTTTTGGTCAACATGCCTGCAGCGTCAAGGATCGGATACGCCAGCGCGCAGACGTGTGAGTTGATACGGCGCAGGTCACGGATGACATCCAGATGCAGCGCGCTGGTCTCCACGCTGGGCAGCATATTGTTGGTCAGCCGCTGCAGGTGGTTTTCGGCGTACAGGCGCTCCAGCTCATTGAAGCGGGATTTTTCCTCCAGCAGACGCTGGGCATTCTTCACATCCGGATGCATAAACAGGTTCAGGCCCAGACGCAGATTATTGATCAGTCGGTCGTGCAGCTCGCGGATCTCTTCATTGCCGGATTCGGAGAAGCTGAGCTGGCCGCGAATCTTGCGCCGCGCCAGGTCCATCAGGTTCTTGTCGATAATGTCGCCGATATGCTCCAGATTGATGGTCAGCGAAATGATGTCGGCCCAGCGCTGGTTCTCAACCGTGGACAGCTCTTCGCGGTTGACCTGCATCAGGTAGAACTTGATCGCCTTGTACAGGCTGTCGACCCCGCTTTCCATCTGCTCCACCGGGCGAACCAGCTTTTCCTCGTTCTGGCACAGCACCTGTTGCGAATGCCGCAGCATCTGGTCGATCAAGTCGCCAATGCGCAGTGCCTCGCGGGCGGCGCAGCTGACCGCCACTTCCGGGGTATTGATCACATTCGGGTCAAGGTAGCGGGGCTGGGCGGGATCATCGCTACTGGCGCTATTCGGCAGGATGCGCTCGGTCAGCTTGGCAACCGGGCCGGTCAGGCCAATGAACAGCACCGCTGTGGCCAGATTGAACAGGGTATGAAAGTGCAGCATCTGCCGCGCCGGGTCGTCATCCAGCAGGGCCAGCCACTCCGGCAGATAGCGCAAGAACGGCATCACCAGCACACAGGCGCTGAGCTTGAAAATCAGGTTGGCCAGCGGCACCCGGCGGGCAGCATTACCCGTGCCTGAGCTGGACAGCATCGGTGTCATGGCACTACCGAGGTTGGCGCCCAGCACCAGGGCAAAGCCTAGCCCAGGCGAGATTGACTCCGAGCCCACCAGTGACACAATCAAGAGTACGATCGCCAGGCTGGAGTGGGCCAGCAAGGTCAGCAAGGCGGCCAAAGCCATGTCCAGCAGCAGGTCACCGGTCAGGGTTTTGAAAATCTGCTGGATGATCGGGCTGTGGCTGATCGGCAGCATGGTATGCCCGATCAGTTGCAGGGCCAGCATCATCAGGCCCAGGCCAATGGCGGCGCGCCCTGCATTGCGTGAAGTGGTGGTTCGGTCCGCACGGAACAGTGCCACGCCAATGAAAATCAGTAGCGGCGAAATCCAGGTAATGCGCAGCGAGAACGCCTGGGCGATCAGGCTGGAGCCGACATCGGCGCCCAGTACCACGGCCATGGCGGCGTGGGTTTGAATCAGCCCTTGCGCTACAAACGCCGACATCATCAGGGTGGTGGCCGTGCCACTCTGGATCAGGGCCGTCATGGTCAGGCCAGAGAGGAAAGCGGTGCCTTTGTGGTTGACGCTATGTCCCAGCCAGCGGCGCAGCGGTACCCCCCAGGCACGCAGGATGCCGGTTTGCACCATATGCGTGCCCCAGATCAACAGGGCAACGGCACCAAACAGATTCAGCAAGGTCAACATGGCTTGTTCCAGGTCATGTCTGAAGTCACCATTACTTCAGTGTAGTGTCTGATGATGCTTGTGGCGAAACGAACATGGTCATTCTGTGTGCGACTTCGTGTGTGAGCCTTTCCGGATCAGTGTTTCTGGCGGGGGAACGCTGAAGTGCGAAAATGTTCGTTTTGTCATCAATATGTCACATTTAGCTATCAAGATGACCGGTGCGCATCAACTATCGGCTTTGACGATTTTAGGCATTGAATTTTCCGATCAAAGGTGGTGTGCCGCCCCGTTCAGTGGTCGTGCTATGATCAACGCATGAAACAAGACCCGGAACGCTTTGAGCTGCTGATCCGCGCGCACTACCCGATCATCGTGGTGGAAACCCATGAAGAGGCGCGCTTTCGTGACATGCTGGAACTCTTGGCCGCCAAGCATGACTGGCCCTTGTTTGGCTGGAACGTGGCGGACGGTCTGGCGCGGCTCAAGTTTGGCGAGCCCGAGCGGGTATTGGATACCTATCAGCTGACGCTGGCGCTGGGGCATCTGTACAAAAGCCCGCAAAACGGGGTGTTTCTGTTTTTCGATGCCCATCCCTTTCTGGATGACCCGGTCAATGTGCGGCTGGTGAAGAACATTCTGCAGGGGCGGCAACGTACCGATCGTACGCTGGTATTTATCAGCCATGCCTTGAGCCTGCCCCCCGAGCTGCAGCGTTTTGCCACCAGTTTCAGCCTGGACTTGCCCAGTTATGACGACCTCTATCAGATGATGCGGGAGGAGGCGGAGCAGTGGGCGCGCATGCATGGCAGCAAGGTCAAGGCGGAGCCTGCCGCCTTGCAGCAAATGAATCGGCTACTGGTGGGCATGACGCTGGAAGATGCGCGTCGCTTGGTGCGGGAAGCCATCCAGAACGATGGGGCCATCACCCGCGAGGATCTGGTACGTACCCAGCAGGCCAAGAATGACATGCTGAACCACGACAGCATCCTGTCGCTGGAGTCGGATACCGCCCGCTTTGCCGAACTGGGTGGCTTGTCTGCCTTGAAAGACTGGCTGGCGTTACGTCGCCCGGCTTTTTTTGGTGAAGTGCAGGGGCTGGATGTACCCAAGGGTATTCTGCTGACCGGGATTCAGGGCTGTGGCAAAAGCCTGGCCGCCAAATGCGTGGCCGGGAGCTGGGGTTTGCCCTTGCTGCGACTGGATTTT is a genomic window of Leeia aquatica containing:
- a CDS encoding AAA family ATPase; this encodes MKQDPERFELLIRAHYPIIVVETHEEARFRDMLELLAAKHDWPLFGWNVADGLARLKFGEPERVLDTYQLTLALGHLYKSPQNGVFLFFDAHPFLDDPVNVRLVKNILQGRQRTDRTLVFISHALSLPPELQRFATSFSLDLPSYDDLYQMMREEAEQWARMHGSKVKAEPAALQQMNRLLVGMTLEDARRLVREAIQNDGAITREDLVRTQQAKNDMLNHDSILSLESDTARFAELGGLSALKDWLALRRPAFFGEVQGLDVPKGILLTGIQGCGKSLAAKCVAGSWGLPLLRLDFGVLYNKFFGETERNLRQALATADAMSPCVLWIDELEKGIHGGDGSFDGGSSRRMLGTLLTWMAERKRPVFLVATANDIDPLPPELVRKGRLDEIFFVDLPGDADRQAIFTIHLQRRQLDEQQFDLAALSQAAEGFSGSEIEQSIVAGLYAAHAQQATLNTAILQTELGRTRPLSVVMAEKLDAMRAWAEDRAVRADGPAVEAV
- the pssA gene encoding CDP-diacylglycerol--serine O-phosphatidyltransferase, with amino-acid sequence MTALPPPRPLSMIRDFHLADWFTLSNAICGVGALFSVMTYLQRQQVLHVYFAGALVLLALIFDVLDGRIARWRQKSSAMGRELDSLADVISFGVAPAVLAYGCGMQGMYDRIVLGYFVACGVSRLARYNVTAEALAEGGDKVKYFEGTPIPTSILLVLMLVIAAACGALGDQLWFGVLKVMGHDLHPLVLVYAVSGSLMISRIRIPKL
- a CDS encoding Na/Pi cotransporter family protein — encoded protein: MLTLLNLFGAVALLIWGTHMVQTGILRAWGVPLRRWLGHSVNHKGTAFLSGLTMTALIQSGTATTLMMSAFVAQGLIQTHAAMAVVLGADVGSSLIAQAFSLRITWISPLLIFIGVALFRADRTTTSRNAGRAAIGLGLMMLALQLIGHTMLPISHSPIIQQIFKTLTGDLLLDMALAALLTLLAHSSLAIVLLIVSLVGSESISPGLGFALVLGANLGSAMTPMLSSSGTGNAARRVPLANLIFKLSACVLVMPFLRYLPEWLALLDDDPARQMLHFHTLFNLATAVLFIGLTGPVAKLTERILPNSASSDDPAQPRYLDPNVINTPEVAVSCAAREALRIGDLIDQMLRHSQQVLCQNEEKLVRPVEQMESGVDSLYKAIKFYLMQVNREELSTVENQRWADIISLTINLEHIGDIIDKNLMDLARRKIRGQLSFSESGNEEIRELHDRLINNLRLGLNLFMHPDVKNAQRLLEEKSRFNELERLYAENHLQRLTNNMLPSVETSALHLDVIRDLRRINSHVCALAYPILDAAGMLTKNRLRQQNLEPEVAGPAKSRRRSLKGST
- a CDS encoding DUF4139 domain-containing protein, whose translation is MTVADAAEQTSSLNEQQEVAVTIYNQDLALVKDLRNVGVKRGSLALAFRDVSARMRPETALLRSVTSPGKLSVLEQNFDYDLLTPQKLLEKYVGRSVSVIKTHPTTGVETVERAQVLAANQGVVLKIGDRIETGVPGRLVFDDVPPNLRDRPTLVMQLDNQGAEQQQMELSYLTGGLSWKADYVVELADKEDQLDISGWVTLNNQSGASYRNAKLQLVAGDVNRVEERMRGAPKPMMAAAPMMDMAKKERFAEESLFEYHLYTLDRPTTIAESQTKQVALLSGAGVPARKELLLQGNDYYYSSSYGDLGQKMKVGVFVEFDNKEASRLGMPLPAGVIRVYKKDRAGNAQFVGEDHIDHTPKNEKIRLKLGEAFDVTADKKQTDFKKVGGNGKYNYIFEAAFEVVLKNAKKEAVTVTVREPMPGDWQVLSESHPHQKTASNTSDWRITVPGEGSTTLKYRALVRY
- the ugpQ gene encoding glycerophosphodiester phosphodiesterase, whose translation is MTLQAWPYPALFAHRGGGYLAPENTLPGMAEAVARGFHAVEFDVKLSSDNHTFLLHDDSIDRTSNGRGLAARMTLAELQQADAGSWHGSRFAGTVFPRFAEVARYCQQHGLRANVEIKPCPGRDRETGEQVAREAAQLWAGQPVPPLLSSFSWEALVAARDAAPHLPRGWLVEEWPEDWEARLRELGCLSFNCDYLILTAERVAAIKAAGYRVMAYTVNDADRARELLSWGVDGLFTDALDSLREAILRQD